One window from the genome of Bacillus weihaiensis encodes:
- a CDS encoding alpha/beta hydrolase, with the protein MKKIVIGSLIFLSYLFFIGFFFSNKMMYIKKKSDQELMDRDTDLGLFQKSDYDKLEKKEFTIPSRFGYDIKGLLVAPHQTNRYIIICHGVTVNKLNSVKYMNLFLEKGFNVVIYDHRRHGDSGGKTTSYGHYEKYDLQSVVHWVKKQVGEYLSLGIHGESMGAVTTLLYAGMVEDAADFYIADCPFTDLEAQLAYRLKVEFKLPSYFVLPIAKPFIKLRDHYSLHEVSPFKAVQTIRKPVLFIHSKEDDYIPFDMTSMLYEKKKGPKKLFLAEKGAHAMSYAKNREEYSKAIDEFLAEFTL; encoded by the coding sequence ATGAAAAAAATAGTGATTGGTTCCCTTATCTTTTTATCTTATCTATTTTTTATTGGTTTTTTCTTTTCGAATAAAATGATGTATATTAAAAAAAAATCAGACCAGGAATTAATGGATCGAGATACAGATTTAGGACTTTTTCAAAAATCGGATTATGATAAACTAGAAAAAAAGGAATTTACGATTCCTTCTCGCTTTGGCTATGATATTAAAGGATTACTTGTTGCACCACATCAAACAAATCGGTACATAATTATATGCCACGGCGTAACTGTAAATAAGCTTAATTCTGTAAAGTATATGAATTTGTTTTTAGAAAAAGGGTTTAATGTTGTCATTTACGATCATCGTCGTCACGGAGATAGTGGTGGCAAAACGACGAGTTACGGTCATTATGAAAAATATGACCTTCAATCTGTTGTTCACTGGGTAAAAAAGCAGGTAGGTGAATACCTTTCCTTAGGTATACATGGGGAATCAATGGGAGCTGTTACGACATTACTTTATGCTGGAATGGTTGAGGATGCAGCAGATTTTTATATTGCTGACTGTCCCTTTACTGATTTGGAAGCTCAACTTGCTTATCGCCTAAAAGTTGAGTTTAAGCTCCCAAGTTATTTTGTTTTACCTATCGCTAAGCCTTTCATTAAGCTTCGTGATCACTATTCCCTTCACGAGGTTTCACCCTTCAAAGCCGTACAAACGATTCGTAAACCTGTTTTGTTTATTCATAGTAAAGAAGATGATTATATCCCTTTTGATATGACTAGTATGCTCTATGAAAAAAAGAAGGGCCCAAAAAAGCTCTTCTTAGCGGAAAAAGGCG
- a CDS encoding YqkE family protein has product MKKQTKKKDDQNVSVSDHLNKALVEQLKAVKKDLAIEQEEKAVELEKKKREERKQREKNKSFEELLNESSLSWKEFK; this is encoded by the coding sequence ATGAAGAAACAAACCAAGAAAAAAGATGATCAGAATGTATCTGTATCAGATCATTTAAATAAAGCACTAGTAGAGCAGTTAAAGGCGGTAAAGAAAGACTTGGCGATCGAGCAAGAGGAAAAAGCAGTAGAACTTGAGAAAAAGAAAAGAGAAGAACGAAAACAACGAGAAAAGAATAAAAGCTTTGAAGAGTTACTAAATGAAAGTTCATTATCTTGGAAAGAGTTTAAATAA
- a CDS encoding aldo/keto reductase, with protein sequence MKKRQLGNSDLYVSEVGLGCMSLGTDESHAKSIIDKAIDLGINYLDTADLYDFGENETLVGKALKHRRKDIILATKVGNRWNENQSGWTWDPSKKYIKEAVKQSLLRLQTDYIDLYQLHGGTTEDNIDETIEAFEELKNEGVIRHYGISSIRPNVIKEYLKKSSIISIMMQYSLLDRRPEEWFSTIKNHDVSVIARGPLAKGLLTKKPIEQKLQTDNYLSYHNEELKKLFIDLEKMNYADSLTDLAIQYCLASDVVGAVIPGASKIEQIIENANSTHAESLSQELYLELQQIAKLDYYEQHRD encoded by the coding sequence ATGAAGAAAAGGCAGCTTGGTAATTCTGACTTGTACGTTAGTGAAGTGGGGCTCGGGTGTATGTCACTAGGGACTGATGAATCACATGCAAAATCCATTATAGACAAAGCGATTGATCTAGGAATTAATTATTTGGATACAGCGGATTTATATGATTTCGGAGAAAATGAAACATTGGTGGGGAAAGCACTTAAACACCGTCGCAAGGACATCATATTAGCGACAAAAGTAGGAAATCGTTGGAATGAAAATCAATCAGGATGGACATGGGATCCTTCTAAAAAATACATAAAAGAAGCGGTAAAACAGAGTTTACTTCGATTACAAACGGACTATATTGACCTTTATCAGCTTCACGGTGGGACTACCGAAGATAACATTGACGAGACAATTGAAGCATTTGAAGAGTTAAAGAATGAGGGAGTGATTCGTCACTATGGTATTTCTTCCATTCGACCTAATGTTATTAAGGAATACCTTAAGAAGTCCTCTATTATTTCAATTATGATGCAATATAGTTTATTAGATCGCCGTCCAGAAGAATGGTTTTCTACTATTAAAAATCATGATGTGAGTGTAATTGCACGTGGCCCCCTTGCAAAAGGTCTACTCACTAAAAAACCAATTGAGCAGAAACTTCAAACTGACAATTACCTCTCCTATCATAATGAGGAGCTAAAAAAATTATTCATTGATCTAGAAAAGATGAATTATGCAGATTCGTTAACTGATCTTGCTATCCAATATTGTTTAGCTTCTGATGTTGTAGGAGCTGTTATTCCAGGGGCAAGTAAAATCGAGCAAATTATTGAAAATGCAAACTCAACTCATGCTGAGTCACTTTCTCAAGAACTGTATCTAGAGCTTCAACAGATCGCAAAGCTTGACTACTACGAGCAACATCGAGATTGA
- the mciZ gene encoding Z-ring formation inhibitor MciZ — protein sequence MKIYRHEKGIIMSGRAWEVREKLKEYGKIYPTLQEWIQAELTIEQRPCQLVKQKPGDTNN from the coding sequence GTGAAAATCTATCGCCATGAAAAAGGAATCATTATGTCTGGAAGAGCTTGGGAAGTACGAGAAAAACTCAAGGAATATGGAAAAATATACCCTACCTTACAAGAATGGATCCAAGCTGAACTGACTATTGAACAGCGCCCTTGCCAACTAGTAAAACAAAAACCGGGTGATACAAACAACTAA
- a CDS encoding NUDIX hydrolase, with protein sequence MSELKETTLNSKEIFKGRIIDVYLEEVELPNGKTSTREIVKHPGAVAIIALTKDNKIVLVEQFRKPLERTLVEIPAGKVEKGEDPETTAKRELEEETGYTCEKLEPLISFYTSPGFADELVHLFIARDLVKLSEAAELDEDEFVEVMEVTMEEAQKLVESKRIYDAKTAFAVQYLQLLERRER encoded by the coding sequence ATGAGTGAATTAAAAGAAACGACATTAAACTCTAAGGAAATCTTTAAAGGGAGAATAATCGATGTGTACCTAGAAGAAGTAGAATTACCGAATGGAAAAACAAGTACAAGAGAAATTGTTAAACATCCTGGTGCTGTGGCAATCATTGCACTTACAAAAGATAATAAAATTGTCTTGGTAGAACAATTCCGTAAGCCTTTAGAAAGAACTTTAGTTGAAATACCTGCAGGTAAGGTAGAAAAGGGAGAGGATCCGGAAACTACTGCCAAAAGAGAGCTTGAGGAAGAAACAGGGTATACGTGTGAAAAGCTAGAACCACTGATTTCTTTTTATACATCCCCAGGTTTTGCAGATGAGCTAGTCCATTTATTTATAGCGAGGGATCTGGTTAAACTATCGGAAGCAGCGGAATTAGATGAGGATGAATTTGTAGAAGTGATGGAAGTCACAATGGAAGAGGCTCAAAAATTAGTTGAAAGCAAGCGAATTTATGATGCTAAAACAGCCTTTGCTGTTCAATATCTTCAATTACTAGAAAGAAGAGAAAGGTAG
- a CDS encoding endonuclease Q family protein, whose product MNKYFADLHIHIGQTESGKPVKITASKSLTIKNILIEASERKGIDLIGIIDCHVPEVLSTLVKLIETGECIELEQGGIQFQRTTLLVGCELEIYDKSCSGPIHVLIYMPTLEKMATFSNWMSSRLKNITLSSQRIYEEGRTVQRVVKSLGGLFIPAHIFTPHKSLFGSGVKHSLTEVFDSALIDGVELGLSSNTCMADQVEELHTYPFLTNSDAHSLQKIGREYQSFLLEQPTFHEIRLALKSEGGRKIIANYGLNPYLGKYYETTCEKCGEKQEENEQPCEKCGSTRYIKGVVTRIKELSKDHGRIIERPPYFHQIPLQFIPGIGPKTLDKLKDFFGTEMNILHYVSEEELKKVIPVTLVQYIIAGREGKLQVKSGGGGTYGKILGI is encoded by the coding sequence ATGAATAAATACTTCGCTGATTTACATATTCACATTGGGCAGACGGAATCTGGAAAGCCTGTGAAAATAACAGCTTCAAAATCCTTAACCATAAAGAATATTCTAATAGAAGCAAGTGAAAGAAAAGGTATAGATCTTATTGGTATCATTGATTGTCATGTTCCAGAAGTACTATCAACTTTAGTGAAATTAATAGAAACTGGAGAATGTATAGAATTGGAGCAAGGGGGAATTCAATTTCAACGTACGACTCTCTTGGTTGGATGTGAGCTAGAAATATACGATAAAAGCTGTAGTGGACCAATCCATGTGCTTATTTATATGCCAACACTTGAGAAAATGGCTACATTCTCGAATTGGATGAGTTCGAGATTAAAAAACATTACACTTAGCTCACAGCGTATTTATGAAGAAGGAAGGACAGTCCAGCGTGTAGTCAAAAGCTTAGGAGGTTTATTTATTCCAGCTCACATTTTTACACCGCATAAAAGCTTATTTGGAAGTGGTGTCAAGCATTCGCTTACAGAGGTGTTTGATTCTGCATTAATTGATGGGGTAGAGCTAGGGTTAAGCTCCAATACATGTATGGCTGATCAAGTGGAAGAACTTCATACCTATCCTTTTTTAACAAATTCTGATGCCCATTCCCTTCAAAAAATTGGACGTGAGTATCAAAGCTTTTTACTAGAGCAACCAACCTTTCATGAAATAAGATTAGCACTTAAAAGTGAAGGTGGCCGGAAAATCATTGCGAATTATGGCTTAAATCCATACTTAGGTAAGTATTATGAAACAACGTGTGAAAAGTGTGGAGAAAAGCAGGAGGAAAACGAACAACCTTGTGAAAAATGTGGGAGCACTCGCTACATTAAAGGTGTTGTAACTCGGATAAAGGAATTATCAAAGGATCATGGGAGAATTATCGAACGACCACCATATTTTCACCAAATTCCTTTACAATTCATACCAGGAATTGGTCCGAAAACGTTAGACAAGCTAAAGGATTTCTTTGGAACAGAAATGAATATTCTTCATTATGTAAGTGAAGAAGAACTAAAAAAAGTTATACCAGTTACTCTTGTTCAATACATCATTGCTGGTAGGGAAGGAAAATTGCAGGTGAAATCCGGTGGTGGCGGCACCTATGGGAAAATTTTAGGAATATAA
- a CDS encoding GNAT family N-acetyltransferase encodes MVELNPILLDFPSEFKTKRLVIRAPRYGDGKVVQESIHASFPELKPWMPFAQEIPTVDESEENIRRSIAQFILREDLRFLLFESSTNAFIGSSGLHRINWDAHSFEIGYWIDTRFSGNGLMTEAVTGIIEFARKHLGAKRIEIKCDPTNHKSKSIPIKLGFTLEGQLKQNKLTADGKELRDTCIYAKTFRS; translated from the coding sequence GTGGTGGAATTGAACCCAATATTACTAGATTTCCCTTCTGAATTTAAGACAAAACGTTTAGTTATAAGAGCACCGAGATATGGTGATGGTAAAGTTGTTCAAGAATCCATTCACGCTTCCTTCCCCGAATTAAAACCATGGATGCCTTTTGCACAGGAGATTCCTACTGTAGATGAATCAGAAGAAAATATTAGAAGAAGCATCGCACAGTTTATTCTACGCGAAGATCTAAGATTTTTACTTTTCGAATCTAGTACAAATGCCTTTATTGGAAGCTCAGGATTACATCGAATAAATTGGGATGCTCATAGCTTTGAAATTGGCTATTGGATTGATACTAGATTTAGTGGAAATGGATTGATGACAGAAGCGGTTACTGGCATCATTGAGTTCGCTCGCAAACATTTAGGAGCGAAAAGAATTGAAATTAAATGTGATCCAACTAATCACAAAAGTAAAAGCATCCCTATTAAACTCGGCTTTACATTAGAGGGCCAATTAAAACAAAATAAACTTACCGCCGATGGGAAAGAATTAAGAGACACTTGTATCTATGCTAAGACCTTTAGATCGTAA
- the spoIIM gene encoding stage II sporulation protein M, whose amino-acid sequence MRKQLPLSALIKHHLKEHSSIYLFVFVLFLMGVIFGAIIVNSMNLSQKEDLYYYLNRFFGQVAEGNVASSTEMFQQSFFHNLKYLGLMWILGISIIGLPVILIMLFIKGMVVGFTVGFLVNQLSLKGFLLSFVTVMPQNVLLIPAFVIMSAVAISFSLKLIKQLFVKKGTNFETPFSFFTRYGMVFIFIGVLAVIASGFEAYISPYLMKSVVGIVSK is encoded by the coding sequence ATGCGTAAACAACTGCCATTAAGTGCTTTAATAAAACATCACCTTAAAGAGCATTCATCCATATATTTGTTTGTCTTTGTATTGTTTTTAATGGGAGTCATCTTTGGAGCCATTATTGTCAACAGCATGAATCTAAGTCAAAAAGAAGATTTGTACTATTATTTAAATCGATTTTTTGGACAAGTTGCCGAAGGGAATGTGGCTAGTTCAACAGAAATGTTTCAGCAAAGTTTTTTTCATAATCTAAAATATTTGGGTTTAATGTGGATACTAGGCATTTCTATTATTGGTTTGCCAGTCATTTTAATTATGTTATTTATTAAAGGTATGGTCGTCGGGTTTACTGTAGGATTCTTAGTTAATCAGTTGAGTCTAAAGGGATTTCTTTTATCTTTTGTAACGGTAATGCCACAAAATGTATTATTAATTCCGGCATTTGTCATCATGTCAGCTGTAGCAATATCGTTTTCTTTAAAACTCATTAAGCAATTATTTGTGAAAAAGGGGACTAATTTTGAGACGCCGTTTTCATTTTTTACTAGATATGGAATGGTCTTTATATTTATCGGGGTGCTGGCAGTGATAGCATCAGGGTTTGAAGCATACATCTCACCGTATTTAATGAAAAGCGTAGTTGGAATTGTTAGTAAATAA
- a CDS encoding Fur family transcriptional regulator, with amino-acid sequence MENRIDRIKKQLHSASYKLTPQREATVRVLLENEADHLSAEDVYLLVKEKAPEIGLATVYRTLELLTELKVVDKINFGDGVSRYDLRKEGAAHFHHHLVCIECGSVAEIEDDLLEDVEEIVERDFTFKIKDHRLTFHGICSKCQEDEENTNEE; translated from the coding sequence ATGGAAAACCGCATTGATCGGATTAAGAAACAGCTGCACTCTGCAAGTTATAAGCTAACTCCGCAGCGTGAAGCGACAGTTCGGGTACTATTAGAGAATGAAGCGGATCATTTAAGTGCTGAAGATGTTTATTTACTCGTAAAAGAGAAAGCACCTGAAATCGGTTTAGCAACAGTATATCGAACATTAGAACTTTTGACTGAATTAAAAGTAGTTGATAAAATAAATTTTGGTGATGGTGTTTCAAGATATGATCTTCGAAAAGAAGGTGCAGCTCATTTCCATCACCATCTTGTATGTATCGAATGTGGATCAGTTGCAGAAATTGAAGATGACTTGCTGGAAGATGTAGAAGAAATTGTTGAAAGAGATTTTACATTTAAAATCAAAGATCACCGTCTAACCTTCCACGGGATTTGTTCTAAATGTCAAGAAGATGAAGAAAATACTAATGAAGAGTAA
- a CDS encoding YqzK family protein gives MVRWIKTFVDMMKVFVLFTGFTILFYYAIIWVNLEYQELHRYDQPEGAALKVTKMMNNEDENWMNRIIFFLDNGE, from the coding sequence ATGGTTAGGTGGATAAAAACATTTGTGGATATGATGAAGGTATTTGTCTTGTTTACTGGATTTACGATTTTATTCTATTATGCTATCATTTGGGTGAACTTAGAATATCAAGAATTGCACCGATATGATCAGCCGGAGGGGGCTGCATTAAAGGTGACAAAAATGATGAATAATGAAGATGAAAATTGGATGAACAGAATCATTTTTTTTCTTGATAATGGGGAGTAG
- the xerD gene encoding site-specific tyrosine recombinase XerD, which translates to MKDQIQDFIHYLIVERGLSTNTIVSYERDLKSYEKHLKEIQQIDSFNDVTRIHIIQFLKSLKESGKSSKTIARHTASIRNMHQFLLREKQANQDPSVMIESPQLERHLPKILSLQEVEKLLDTPKLNTPFGYRDKAMLELLYATGIRVSEMINLNLTDAHLTMGFIRCYGKGNKERIVPIGKTATEALMNYIENARGKLLNPKQPTEALFVNHHGKRISRQGFWKNLKKIALEANIQNELTPHTLRHSFATHLLENGADLRAVQEMLGHADISTTQIYTHVSKTRLKDVYNQFHPRA; encoded by the coding sequence TTGAAGGATCAAATACAGGATTTTATCCATTACTTAATAGTAGAAAGAGGATTATCAACAAATACAATTGTCTCTTATGAGAGGGATTTAAAAAGCTATGAAAAGCACCTAAAAGAAATTCAACAAATCGACTCGTTTAATGACGTGACTCGCATTCATATTATTCAATTTCTGAAGTCGTTAAAAGAAAGTGGTAAATCAAGCAAAACAATCGCTAGACATACAGCGTCAATTAGGAATATGCATCAATTTTTATTGAGAGAAAAACAAGCTAATCAAGATCCTTCTGTTATGATTGAATCTCCACAATTAGAACGACATTTACCTAAAATCTTATCGTTACAAGAAGTAGAGAAATTGTTGGATACTCCTAAGCTAAATACACCATTTGGATACCGTGATAAGGCAATGTTGGAGCTTTTATATGCGACTGGAATTCGAGTGAGTGAAATGATTAACTTGAACTTAACAGACGCTCATCTCACAATGGGATTTATTCGTTGTTATGGGAAAGGGAATAAAGAGCGTATTGTTCCGATTGGGAAAACAGCTACAGAAGCACTTATGAATTATATTGAAAATGCGAGAGGGAAACTTCTTAATCCGAAGCAGCCGACAGAGGCGCTTTTTGTTAATCATCATGGTAAACGGATATCAAGACAAGGATTTTGGAAGAACTTAAAGAAAATCGCTCTGGAAGCAAACATCCAAAATGAATTAACCCCACATACGTTAAGACATTCTTTTGCAACACATTTATTAGAGAATGGAGCCGATTTAAGAGCGGTACAGGAGATGTTAGGTCATGCTGATATTTCAACCACTCAAATCTATACGCATGTGTCGAAGACCAGATTGAAAGATGTATACAATCAGTTTCACCCAAGAGCATAA
- the deoB gene encoding phosphopentomutase, protein MTNYTYKRVFLIVLDSVGIGEAPDAEKFNDVGSDTLGHIAEHMGGLKMPNMAKLGLSNIREIKGIPVQEAPLAYYSKMQEASNGKDTMTGHWEIMGLHIEKPFRVFPDGFPPELINELEQKSGRKIIGNKPASGTEILDELGKEHMETGDLIVYTSADSVLQIAAHEDVVPIEELYKICEMARELTLDEKYMVGRVIARPFLGKPGEFVRTPNRHDYALKPFERTVMNELKDSGYDVLSIGKISDIYDGEGITKSLRTKSNMDGMDKLNDTVGMDFTGLSFLNLVDFDALFGHRRDPVGYGKALEEYDERLAEVLDKLKEDDLLIITADHGNDPVHHGTDHTREFVPLLVYSKRLGTGQELSIRDTFADIGATIADNFNVKLPAYGTSFLSELK, encoded by the coding sequence ATGACAAATTATACATATAAACGTGTTTTTCTTATTGTTTTAGATTCAGTAGGAATTGGTGAAGCACCAGATGCAGAGAAATTTAATGATGTCGGATCAGACACATTAGGTCATATTGCGGAACATATGGGCGGCTTAAAGATGCCAAATATGGCAAAGTTAGGTCTTAGTAATATTCGAGAAATAAAAGGAATACCAGTACAAGAAGCACCGCTTGCGTACTACTCGAAAATGCAGGAAGCGTCAAATGGAAAAGATACGATGACAGGTCATTGGGAAATTATGGGCCTTCATATAGAGAAACCTTTTCGCGTGTTCCCAGATGGATTCCCGCCCGAATTAATAAATGAATTAGAACAAAAATCAGGTAGAAAAATTATTGGGAATAAGCCTGCATCAGGAACTGAAATTTTAGATGAACTTGGAAAAGAACATATGGAGACAGGTGACTTAATTGTTTATACGTCAGCTGATTCTGTACTTCAAATAGCTGCACATGAAGATGTTGTTCCAATTGAGGAATTATATAAGATTTGTGAAATGGCTCGTGAATTAACACTTGATGAAAAATATATGGTTGGCCGAGTTATTGCCCGACCATTTTTAGGAAAGCCGGGAGAATTTGTCCGTACGCCTAATCGTCACGATTATGCCCTTAAGCCATTTGAGCGAACAGTTATGAATGAATTAAAAGACAGTGGATATGATGTTCTTTCAATTGGGAAAATTTCTGATATATATGATGGAGAAGGGATTACAAAGTCGCTTCGAACAAAATCAAATATGGATGGAATGGATAAGTTAAATGATACTGTTGGAATGGATTTTACTGGTTTAAGCTTCTTAAACTTGGTCGATTTCGATGCGTTATTTGGACACCGTCGTGACCCAGTAGGTTATGGAAAAGCACTAGAAGAGTATGATGAAAGATTAGCGGAAGTACTTGACAAATTAAAAGAAGATGATTTGCTTATTATTACAGCGGATCATGGGAATGATCCTGTGCATCATGGAACAGATCATACTAGAGAATTCGTTCCGTTATTAGTTTATAGCAAAAGACTAGGAACTGGACAAGAGCTTTCTATTAGAGACACGTTTGCCGATATTGGTGCCACAATAGCGGACAACTTTAATGTGAAATTGCCAGCTTACGGAACTAGCTTTTTGTCAGAGTTGAAATAG
- a CDS encoding purine-nucleoside phosphorylase, translating to MNYESIKEAASFLKGRYANVPTIGLILGSGLGVLAEEIQNPVKIPYGDIPHFPVSTVEGHAGQLVFGTLNGANVVAMQGRFHFYEGYSLEKVTSPVRVMKELGVETLLVTNAAGGINEAFEAGDLMLISDHINNMGTNPLIGPNDSNLGVRFPDMSEAYDKKYRELAKQVAKELDIQIKEGVYVGNTGPTYETPAEVRALSTMGGDAVGMSTVPEVIVAKHAGLKVLGISCISNMAAGILDQPLSHDEVIETTEKVRANFLSFVKNIVGKIHSN from the coding sequence ATGAATTACGAGAGTATAAAAGAAGCTGCATCGTTTTTAAAGGGAAGGTATGCAAACGTCCCGACAATTGGGTTAATCTTAGGATCTGGATTAGGTGTATTAGCTGAGGAGATTCAAAATCCAGTGAAAATACCTTATGGTGATATTCCTCATTTTCCTGTTTCGACAGTTGAAGGTCATGCAGGTCAACTAGTTTTTGGAACATTAAATGGAGCGAATGTAGTGGCCATGCAAGGTCGTTTTCATTTTTACGAGGGATATAGCTTGGAAAAGGTTACTTCGCCTGTAAGAGTAATGAAAGAACTAGGTGTTGAGACACTACTTGTTACAAATGCAGCTGGTGGAATTAATGAAGCATTTGAGGCAGGAGACTTAATGCTGATTTCAGACCATATTAATAATATGGGAACAAATCCTTTGATTGGTCCAAATGACTCAAATCTTGGAGTGCGTTTCCCTGATATGTCTGAAGCGTATGATAAAAAGTATAGAGAGCTTGCTAAGCAGGTTGCAAAAGAGCTAGATATCCAAATTAAGGAAGGTGTTTATGTTGGGAATACTGGTCCAACATATGAAACACCGGCAGAGGTACGTGCATTAAGTACAATGGGTGGAGATGCTGTTGGAATGTCAACAGTACCAGAAGTAATTGTCGCAAAGCATGCAGGCTTAAAGGTTCTTGGTATCTCTTGTATTTCCAATATGGCAGCTGGTATTTTGGACCAACCTTTATCGCATGATGAAGTAATAGAAACAACGGAAAAAGTACGAGCTAACTTTTTATCTTTTGTAAAAAATATTGTGGGAAAAATTCACTCTAACTAA
- a CDS encoding pyrimidine-nucleoside phosphorylase yields MRMVDLIQKKRDGLELTKEEIQFIIKGYTSGDIPDYQMSAFTMAIFFQGMTDNERAELTMAMVYSGDTIDLSEIKGIKVDKHSTGGVGDTTTLVLGPLVASVGVPVAKMSGRGLGHTGGTIDKLEAVPGFHVEIENNQFIDLVNKNKVAVIGQSGNLTPADKKLYSLRDVTATVNSIPLIASSIMSKKIAAGADAIVLDVKTGAGAFMKDLEESKALAKAMVDIGNLVGRRTMAVISDMSQPLGYAIGNALEVKEAIETLSGKGPKDLEELCLVLGSYMVLLAKKADTLEEARTLLTESISSGKALETMKTFLEAQGGDSSVVDNPGSLPQAKFVMELEAKQDGYVSEIIADSVGTAAMLLGAGRATKESEIDLAVGLVLNKKIGDEVKQGESLATIYSNQEDVKAVKEKLYESIKVTSARVEAPKLIYATVE; encoded by the coding sequence ATGAGAATGGTTGACTTAATCCAAAAAAAGAGAGACGGACTTGAATTAACAAAAGAAGAGATTCAATTTATTATTAAAGGCTATACGTCAGGTGACATTCCAGATTATCAAATGAGCGCTTTTACAATGGCTATTTTCTTTCAAGGCATGACAGATAATGAGCGTGCTGAATTAACTATGGCGATGGTATATTCAGGAGACACCATTGATTTAAGTGAAATCAAAGGAATAAAAGTAGATAAACATAGTACAGGTGGGGTTGGTGATACGACAACACTTGTATTAGGTCCTCTTGTGGCATCAGTAGGTGTTCCTGTCGCGAAAATGTCTGGACGTGGATTAGGACATACAGGAGGTACAATTGATAAGCTAGAAGCTGTACCAGGATTTCATGTGGAAATTGAAAATAATCAATTTATTGATTTAGTAAACAAAAATAAAGTAGCTGTTATTGGCCAAAGTGGAAATTTAACACCGGCAGATAAAAAACTATACTCATTACGTGATGTAACAGCGACAGTCAACAGTATACCTCTTATTGCAAGTTCCATTATGAGTAAAAAAATAGCTGCAGGAGCAGATGCGATTGTATTAGATGTGAAAACAGGTGCAGGAGCATTTATGAAAGATTTAGAGGAATCAAAAGCTCTTGCAAAAGCAATGGTAGATATCGGGAACCTAGTTGGAAGAAGAACGATGGCAGTAATCTCTGATATGAGTCAGCCTTTAGGATATGCAATCGGGAATGCCCTTGAGGTTAAAGAAGCGATAGAGACTTTAAGTGGTAAAGGACCAAAAGACTTGGAAGAGCTCTGTCTCGTATTAGGAAGCTACATGGTTCTGTTAGCAAAAAAAGCGGATACATTAGAAGAGGCGCGCACGCTTCTTACTGAATCTATTAGTAGTGGAAAAGCGCTTGAAACAATGAAAACCTTCTTAGAAGCACAAGGTGGAGATTCTTCTGTTGTAGACAACCCAGGAAGTCTCCCTCAAGCAAAATTTGTAATGGAGCTTGAAGCCAAACAAGATGGATATGTTTCAGAAATTATCGCTGATTCTGTAGGTACTGCCGCTATGCTATTAGGAGCAGGAAGAGCTACAAAGGAATCCGAAATTGATTTAGCGGTTGGGTTAGTATTAAACAAAAAAATTGGAGACGAAGTAAAACAAGGAGAGTCACTTGCAACCATTTACAGTAATCAAGAGGATGTAAAGGCTGTAAAAGAAAAGTTATATGAAAGTATAAAAGTTACAAGTGCTCGTGTTGAAGCTCCTAAATTAATTTATGCAACAGTAGAATAA